A single genomic interval of Streptomyces sp. NBC_00663 harbors:
- the dcd gene encoding dCTP deaminase: MLLSDKDIRAEIDAGRVRIDPYDESMVQPSSVDVRLDRFFRVFENHRYPHIDPSVEQADLTRLVEPEGDEPFILHPGEFVLASTYEVISLPDDLASRLEGKSSLGRLGLVTHSTAGFIDPGFSGHVTLELSNLATLPIKLWPGMKIGQLCMFRLSSPAEFPYGSERYGSRYQGQRGPTASRSFLNFHRTQV, translated from the coding sequence GTGCTTCTCTCAGACAAGGACATCCGGGCCGAGATCGATGCCGGGCGCGTGCGGATCGATCCCTACGACGAATCCATGGTGCAGCCGTCGAGCGTCGACGTGCGGCTGGACCGCTTCTTCCGGGTGTTCGAGAACCACCGGTACCCGCACATCGACCCCTCCGTCGAGCAGGCCGATCTGACGCGGCTGGTGGAGCCGGAGGGCGACGAGCCGTTCATCCTCCACCCCGGGGAGTTCGTGCTCGCCAGCACGTACGAGGTCATCTCCCTCCCCGACGACCTCGCCTCGCGCCTGGAGGGCAAGTCCTCGCTCGGGCGGCTCGGGCTCGTCACGCACTCCACCGCCGGGTTCATCGACCCGGGGTTCAGCGGCCACGTCACCCTTGAGCTGTCCAACCTCGCCACCCTCCCGATCAAGCTGTGGCCCGGCATGAAGATCGGCCAGCTGTGCATGTTCCGGCTGTCCTCGCCGGCCGAGTTCCCGTACGGCAGTGAGCGGTACGGCTCCCGGTACCAGGGGCAGCGCGGGCCCACCGCCTCCCGTTCCTTCCTCAACTTCCACCGGACCCAGGTATGA
- a CDS encoding lactonase family protein, translating into MNMYGERNEHRPSPKAGGRRGHRARSRTRRIMIGGAALATVAAGTVAVSLASAGQYGASGAGADGAVFVQGNELNGNTIHVFARDGQGKLKPAGSYATGGRGGDQVDAPTDSLASQGSLVHDDASGMLLAVNAGSGTLTAFRADGTKLGRRQIVDTGGDFPSSVAVRGKIAYVMNAGGKGSVQGFRITTKGLMPIRGSFRSLGLANEAVPRFDTSPGEVEITPDSRNLVITTKGNNTIEVFPLKRNGLPAAAEPVVNKSAGNVPFAISFDRSGGRMLVAEAERSTVTTYQVRPNGKLKTLQKPLANGQEVLCWLERAGDHFYGGNTGNSTVTGYRMDKHGRLALTNEVGLATPPSSKSQGVIDIAVTKDAKFVYVQNATSGTVDGFRVEKNGSLTKVTTTEGLPAFAESGMEGIAAM; encoded by the coding sequence ATGAACATGTACGGCGAGCGCAATGAGCACCGTCCAAGTCCCAAGGCCGGGGGACGGCGCGGTCACCGGGCACGGTCCAGGACGCGGCGCATCATGATCGGCGGAGCCGCCCTCGCCACCGTCGCGGCCGGCACCGTGGCCGTGTCCTTGGCCTCGGCCGGCCAGTACGGGGCGTCCGGAGCGGGAGCCGATGGTGCCGTCTTCGTGCAGGGCAACGAACTGAACGGCAACACCATCCACGTCTTCGCACGGGACGGCCAGGGCAAGCTGAAACCCGCGGGCAGTTACGCGACGGGCGGCAGGGGCGGCGACCAGGTCGACGCCCCCACGGACTCCCTCGCCTCCCAGGGGTCCCTCGTCCACGACGACGCCTCCGGGATGCTGCTGGCGGTCAACGCGGGCAGCGGCACACTGACCGCCTTTCGTGCCGACGGAACGAAGCTTGGCCGTCGTCAGATAGTGGACACCGGCGGCGACTTCCCGTCCAGCGTCGCGGTGCGCGGCAAAATCGCGTACGTCATGAACGCGGGCGGCAAGGGCAGCGTCCAGGGCTTCCGGATCACCACGAAGGGGCTCATGCCGATACGGGGGTCTTTCCGCTCCCTCGGCTTGGCCAACGAGGCCGTACCTCGGTTCGACACCTCGCCCGGCGAGGTCGAGATCACCCCGGACAGCCGCAACCTGGTGATCACCACCAAGGGAAACAACACCATCGAGGTCTTCCCGCTGAAGAGGAACGGCCTGCCGGCCGCCGCCGAGCCGGTCGTCAACAAGTCTGCCGGCAACGTGCCGTTCGCGATCAGCTTCGACAGGTCCGGCGGGAGGATGCTGGTCGCCGAGGCCGAGAGGTCAACGGTGACCACCTACCAGGTCCGGCCGAACGGCAAGCTGAAGACCCTTCAGAAGCCGCTTGCGAACGGCCAGGAGGTGCTGTGCTGGTTGGAACGCGCGGGCGACCACTTCTACGGCGGCAACACCGGCAACTCCACCGTCACCGGGTACCGCATGGACAAGCACGGACGGCTCGCCCTGACCAACGAGGTCGGCCTCGCCACCCCGCCCTCCTCGAAATCGCAGGGTGTCATCGACATCGCCGTGACCAAGGACGCGAAGTTCGTCTACGTCCAGAACGCCACCTCCGGAACGGTCGACGGCTTCCGCGTCGAGAAGAACGGATCCCTCACCAAGGTCACCACCACCGAGGGGCTGCCCGCGTTCGCCGAGTCCGGCATGGAAGGCATCGCCGCGATGTGA
- a CDS encoding DUF5994 family protein: MSPVPPPPPPPASPTAVRLSLAAQPSYGRMPRLIDGAWWPHSYDLTSELPKLLAGLPPTWGQIGSVTVNGAGWSPFPGRMLVANQVVRLHLTNHPQAPPTVCLLTPGHGRWDLLVIAPDTAQAEAGQLMDAAARGTTMGDGGGQAA; this comes from the coding sequence ATGTCCCCAGTCCCGCCGCCCCCGCCCCCGCCCGCCTCGCCGACAGCCGTCCGTCTGAGCCTGGCGGCCCAGCCGTCGTACGGCCGGATGCCCCGGCTCATCGACGGAGCCTGGTGGCCCCACTCGTACGACCTGACGTCCGAGCTCCCCAAGCTGCTGGCCGGACTGCCGCCGACCTGGGGGCAGATCGGCAGCGTCACCGTGAACGGTGCTGGGTGGTCACCGTTCCCTGGACGAATGCTCGTCGCCAACCAGGTCGTACGCCTCCACCTGACCAATCATCCGCAGGCCCCACCGACCGTCTGCCTGCTCACGCCCGGCCACGGCCGATGGGATCTGCTGGTGATCGCCCCCGATACGGCGCAGGCGGAGGCCGGACAGCTCATGGACGCGGCCGCCAGGGGAACCACCATGGGTGACGGCGGGGGCCAGGCGGCCTGA
- a CDS encoding DUF5994 family protein, producing the protein MAAVLQPPPSLPAARLRLAPRAAVSLHVDGAWWPRCRNLLTELPPLIGALPPDWGKIVGVTVSTQMWAESPGRILVGHHVVRLRRQSLWRRRYTVCLLDADQGGRDLLVVPPELAAADAEYLMAAVASYGL; encoded by the coding sequence ATGGCCGCCGTCCTCCAGCCCCCGCCCTCCCTGCCCGCGGCCCGGCTGCGGCTGGCGCCGCGCGCCGCGGTGTCGTTGCACGTCGACGGGGCATGGTGGCCCCGCTGCCGCAATCTGCTGACCGAACTCCCGCCGCTGATCGGCGCCTTGCCCCCGGACTGGGGAAAGATCGTCGGCGTCACCGTGAGCACGCAGATGTGGGCGGAGTCGCCGGGCCGGATCCTCGTCGGCCACCACGTCGTACGACTGCGCAGGCAGTCCCTCTGGCGGCGCCGGTACACGGTGTGTCTGCTCGACGCGGACCAGGGCGGACGGGACCTGCTGGTCGTACCGCCGGAGCTGGCGGCGGCGGACGCCGAGTACCTGATGGCGGCCGTGGCGTCGTACGGCCTCTGA
- a CDS encoding DUF5990 family protein, translating into MRIRIDAVDLPGPGDPARGNLYVAVQRRDRPAEVLAPQPGDGPSATWTLECTASASPTGTEVKGPYVQDRLGRRFIYLSWGTVDESGTFTMFRRAKLMLDVIPADVLAAAARDGLLIGHLGLTDAQGGPLCARVEPPHITWTAARAG; encoded by the coding sequence ATGCGTATCCGCATCGACGCCGTCGACCTGCCCGGCCCCGGCGACCCCGCCCGCGGCAACCTTTACGTCGCCGTCCAACGCCGCGACCGTCCTGCCGAAGTCCTCGCGCCACAGCCCGGCGACGGACCGTCCGCGACCTGGACCCTGGAGTGCACCGCGAGCGCCTCGCCGACCGGCACCGAGGTCAAAGGCCCCTATGTACAGGACCGTCTGGGCCGGCGGTTCATCTATCTGTCGTGGGGCACGGTCGACGAGTCGGGCACCTTCACGATGTTCCGCCGCGCCAAGCTCATGCTCGACGTCATCCCCGCCGACGTACTCGCCGCGGCCGCCCGCGACGGGCTGCTGATCGGACACCTCGGTCTGACCGACGCACAGGGCGGGCCCCTGTGCGCACGCGTCGAGCCCCCTCACATCACCTGGACCGCCGCACGGGCCGGCTAG
- a CDS encoding cold-shock protein, translating to MATGTVKWFNAEKGFGFIEQDGGGADVFAHYSNIAAQGFRELLEGQKVSFDIAQGQKGPTAENIVPA from the coding sequence ATGGCTACTGGCACCGTGAAGTGGTTCAACGCGGAAAAGGGCTTCGGCTTCATCGAGCAGGACGGCGGCGGCGCCGACGTCTTCGCCCACTACTCGAACATCGCCGCCCAGGGCTTCCGTGAGCTGCTGGAAGGCCAGAAGGTGTCGTTCGACATCGCGCAGGGCCAGAAGGGCCCGACCGCCGAGAACATCGTTCCCGCCTGA
- a CDS encoding DEAD/DEAH box helicase, which produces MNRARTARTARTYDRSWDSAAERSNAPRRTRNHGRRPAAPQGEFALPVTITPALPAVESFADLALPGPLLATLGREGMTVPFPIQGATLPNSLAGRDVLGRGRTGSGKTLAFGLAVLARTAGRRAEPRRPLALVLVPTRELAQQVTDALTPYARSVRLRLTTVVGGMSIGRQAGALRAGAEVVVATPGRLKDLIGRGDCRLDDVAVTVLDEADQMADMGFMPQVTALLDQVRPEGQRMLFSATLDRNVDLLVRRYLSDPVVHSVDPSAGAVTTMEHHVFHVHEADKDRTTTEIAARDGRVIMFLDTKHAVDRLTERLLRSGVRATSLHGGKSQPQRTRTLAQFKSGHVTVLVATNVAARGIHVDHLDLVVNVDPPTDHKDYLHRGGRTARAGESGSVVTLVTPGQRRGMSRLMAAAGITPHITPVRSGEAELSRITGAQAPSGVPVVITAPPAERPRRAASSGAPSSRSRRDRPAQGRAGGRAGRRREQRPALDPAA; this is translated from the coding sequence TTGAACCGCGCACGCACCGCCCGCACAGCCCGCACCTACGACCGCTCCTGGGATTCTGCCGCCGAGCGCTCGAACGCTCCCCGGCGTACCAGGAACCACGGACGCCGCCCGGCCGCACCCCAGGGCGAGTTCGCGCTGCCGGTGACGATCACGCCCGCGCTGCCCGCCGTCGAGTCGTTCGCCGACCTCGCCCTGCCGGGACCGCTGCTGGCCACGCTCGGCCGCGAGGGCATGACCGTGCCGTTCCCCATCCAGGGGGCGACCCTGCCGAACTCCCTCGCCGGACGTGATGTGCTCGGCCGCGGCCGTACCGGCTCGGGCAAGACCCTGGCCTTCGGCCTCGCCGTGCTGGCCCGTACAGCGGGTCGGCGCGCGGAGCCACGGCGGCCGCTCGCCCTGGTCCTGGTCCCCACCCGCGAACTCGCCCAGCAGGTGACCGACGCGCTCACCCCGTACGCCCGCTCCGTGCGGCTGCGGCTGACGACCGTGGTCGGCGGGATGTCCATCGGCAGGCAGGCCGGTGCGCTGCGGGCCGGTGCGGAGGTCGTCGTCGCGACGCCGGGACGGCTCAAGGACCTCATCGGCCGGGGCGACTGCCGGCTGGACGACGTCGCCGTCACCGTCCTCGACGAGGCCGACCAGATGGCCGATATGGGCTTCATGCCGCAGGTCACCGCCCTGCTCGACCAGGTGCGCCCCGAAGGGCAGCGGATGCTCTTCTCCGCCACCCTGGACCGCAACGTCGACCTGCTCGTCCGCCGATACCTGAGCGACCCGGTGGTCCACTCCGTCGATCCCTCCGCGGGAGCGGTCACCACGATGGAGCACCACGTGTTCCATGTGCACGAGGCGGACAAGGACCGGACGACCACCGAGATCGCGGCACGGGACGGCCGGGTGATCATGTTCCTGGACACCAAGCACGCCGTGGACCGGCTCACCGAGCGCCTGCTGAGGAGCGGCGTCCGCGCCACGTCCCTGCACGGCGGCAAGTCCCAGCCGCAGCGCACGCGGACCCTCGCCCAGTTCAAGAGCGGACATGTGACGGTCCTGGTGGCGACCAACGTCGCGGCGCGCGGGATCCACGTCGACCACCTCGACCTGGTCGTCAACGTCGATCCGCCCACCGACCACAAGGACTACCTGCACCGCGGCGGCCGTACCGCCCGTGCCGGGGAGTCCGGCAGCGTCGTCACCCTGGTGACTCCCGGGCAGCGTCGCGGCATGAGCCGGCTGATGGCCGCGGCCGGCATCACCCCCCACATCACCCCGGTACGTTCGGGTGAGGCGGAACTGAGCCGCATCACCGGGGCCCAGGCCCCGTCCGGTGTCCCGGTCGTCATCACCGCGCCCCCCGCGGAGCGTCCCCGCCGCGCCGCGTCCTCCGGGGCCCCCTCGTCCCGGAGCCGCCGCGACCGCCCCGCCCAGGGACGCGCCGGCGGACGCGCCGGGCGGCGCAGGGAGCAGCGGCCCGCCTTGGACCCGGCCGCGTAG
- a CDS encoding CBS domain-containing protein: protein MNGAGPRVRDDMTVEVALSLMTGARVEYLLLCDGDDQCTGSITRAELAVHRGSSRYTDRLRLRDVLTLSR, encoded by the coding sequence ATGAACGGGGCCGGACCCCGGGTCCGGGACGACATGACCGTCGAGGTCGCCCTGTCCCTCATGACCGGCGCCCGTGTCGAGTACCTCCTGCTGTGCGACGGGGACGACCAGTGCACGGGCTCGATCACCCGGGCCGAACTCGCCGTTCACCGCGGCAGTTCCAGGTACACGGACCGGCTCCGTCTACGGGACGTCCTCACCCTCTCCCGCTGA
- a CDS encoding SCO5918 family protein, with translation MRCVIARYPFDLSKSGVLASMKGVTPEIVTGESVTIGRRRYPVKQVGEVVTRQDRRDFTGGEVVRAMARLGFTCHAHPDATPVRVAAPLAASSVAASLAASSALLGGAHLDE, from the coding sequence ATGCGCTGTGTCATCGCCCGGTATCCCTTCGATCTGAGCAAGAGCGGAGTGCTGGCCTCGATGAAGGGCGTCACGCCCGAGATCGTCACGGGTGAGTCCGTGACCATCGGCCGCCGCCGCTACCCCGTCAAGCAGGTGGGCGAGGTCGTCACCCGACAGGACCGCCGCGATTTCACCGGCGGCGAGGTCGTCCGGGCCATGGCCCGTCTCGGCTTCACCTGCCATGCCCACCCCGACGCCACGCCGGTGCGGGTAGCCGCTCCGCTCGCCGCTTCGTCGGTCGCCGCTTCGCTCGCCGCCTCGTCGGCACTGCTGGGCGGCGCCCATCTGGACGAATGA
- a CDS encoding MerR family transcriptional regulator gives MTADNPLSDRLDDDDYPAYTMGRAAEMLGATPAFLRALGEARLITPLRSEGGHRRYSRYQLRIAARARELVDRGTPIEAACRIVILEDQLEEAQRINAEYRRHAEQEAPDASSRASG, from the coding sequence ATGACAGCAGACAACCCCCTCAGTGATCGTCTGGACGACGATGACTACCCCGCGTACACCATGGGGCGGGCCGCCGAGATGCTCGGCGCCACCCCGGCTTTCCTCCGAGCTCTCGGTGAGGCTCGTCTGATCACTCCGCTGCGCTCGGAGGGCGGGCACCGCCGGTACTCCCGCTACCAACTGCGGATCGCCGCGCGCGCCCGCGAGCTCGTCGACCGGGGCACCCCGATCGAGGCCGCGTGCCGCATCGTCATCCTTGAGGACCAGCTTGAGGAAGCTCAGCGCATCAACGCCGAGTACCGCCGGCATGCCGAGCAGGAAGCGCCCGACGCCTCCTCTCGCGCTTCCGGCTGA
- a CDS encoding DUF4232 domain-containing protein, translating into MSNVRTPRTRLAAAAATTVLAALSLTACNDGSGAQDEGAAATTSTSPSPTAASTGSTGSAGSTGSTGSTGSTGSSGGKSSTGSNASASKAPNTSGSSGSSGTPVTCEGSNTKTVATSMSRPVNHMLLTVTNTGSKTCFLYGYPSVQFADAQSEPPVIEDSQPQAVVTLEPGQSGYAAISLSAGDGSASNGRTAKSLAVYFYGRSMSESVGTAAHPSLPAKGTYIDDSIKVTYWQQELSDAAGW; encoded by the coding sequence ATGTCCAACGTCCGTACCCCCCGCACCCGTCTCGCAGCCGCAGCCGCGACCACCGTTCTCGCCGCGCTCTCCCTGACCGCGTGCAACGACGGATCGGGCGCCCAAGACGAGGGTGCGGCGGCGACCACCTCCACGAGCCCCTCACCGACCGCGGCGTCGACGGGCTCCACAGGCTCCGCAGGTTCTACGGGTTCCACGGGATCCACGGGTTCTACGGGCTCCTCCGGCGGGAAGTCCTCCACCGGGTCCAACGCCTCCGCGTCGAAGGCACCCAACACGTCGGGCTCCTCGGGCTCGTCCGGCACGCCGGTCACCTGCGAGGGGTCCAACACCAAGACGGTCGCGACCTCGATGAGCCGCCCCGTGAACCACATGCTGCTCACGGTGACCAACACCGGCAGCAAGACCTGCTTCCTCTACGGCTACCCGAGCGTCCAGTTCGCCGACGCCCAGTCCGAGCCGCCGGTCATCGAGGACTCGCAGCCGCAGGCCGTCGTCACGCTGGAGCCCGGCCAGTCCGGATACGCGGCCATCAGCCTGTCCGCCGGCGATGGCAGCGCCTCGAACGGCCGCACCGCGAAGTCCCTGGCCGTCTACTTCTACGGCCGCTCCATGAGCGAGAGCGTCGGCACCGCCGCCCACCCGTCGCTGCCCGCCAAGGGCACCTACATCGACGACTCGATCAAGGTCACGTACTGGCAGCAGGAGCTGAGCGACGCCGCCGGCTGGTAA